CTGCTCGCACCAGAACCCGCACATCGAGGAGATAACCGAGTTCCTCTCGTGGGAGCCACACGAGACGCCGAAGGAGACGCTGGAGTTCGTCGAGTCGCGCGAAGACGCATGGCACGCTGGCGAGGACGCGACGTACGTCGTCCGTCCGAAAGGTGGAGAAGACGGTGCAGGAGAAATCGCTGGCGCGGCCGGACTCCACCCACACTGGGGCCGCCGCACCGCGACTCTCGGTACGTGGCTCCGCAAGCCGTTCTGGGGTCGTGGCTACTCCGGCGAGCGCGCGCTGGCGCTCATCGAAGTTGCCTTCGAGCGCCTCGACTTGGAAGTCGTCACGGTGAACCACCAGACCGGCAACGAGAATTCTCGACGCGCAATCGAGAAGTACGTCGAGCAGGCGGGAGGGCAACACGAGGGACTACTCCGGAACGGGACGATGGGCCCCGACGGCCCGGTCGATTGCCACCGGTACTCCGTGACCCGCGAGCAGTGGGAGGAATCGCGTGACGAGTGACCTCTTTCCCGAGACTATCGAAACCGAGCGACTCGTCCTCGAACGACTCTGCCGCGAGAACGTCGATACGCTCGATTTCCACCACTGTTTCGCCAGCGGCGAAGCCGACCCGGAAATCTTCGAGTACATCCCCCAAGAACCGTGGTGTGTCCCGAAGGAAGCCCACGACCGAATCGAGCGCGTGGAAGAACGCTGGAACGACAGTGACGCCGCCGAATACGTCGTTCGGCCAACGCAGGACGAGCAGGGTGCTGGCGAAATCGCCGGAACCGCCCACCTCCACTTCGACTGGGACCGCCGGATGGGCCGACTCGGTTGCATCCTCCGCGAGCCGTTCTGGGGGCGCGGATACTCGGGCGAACGCGCAGGCGCGCTCTTGAAACTCGGCTTCGACCGACTCGACCTCGAACTCGTCGAGACTGGCTGTAACGCCGGAAACGAGAACTCCCGACGGGCCATCGAGAAGTACGTCGAGCGGTGGGGAGGGGAGTACGAGGGTCTCCTCCGAAACCACGTCCCGATGGGCGACCGAGTAGACGACTACCACCGTTATATCATCTCGCGCGGACAGTTCGAACGAAACCGATGAGCGACCCCGAACCCTTCGACGTGCACAAAATTCGACACAAGCTCAAACTGCACAACGACACGGGCGACAGACAACTATGGGAGAACAAGAAGGACGCCGTCTGTCCAGCCTGCGAGGATCCGTTTTCCGAACTCCTGATATCTGAACAGCTCGAAAACAGCTTCAACCGACCCGACGGTCGGTTTTGCGTCGTCCGCGAGGAGAGTCGAATCCTCGTCTTTACTCACT
The sequence above is a segment of the Halorussus halophilus genome. Coding sequences within it:
- a CDS encoding GNAT family N-acetyltransferase, translating into MTSDLFPETIETERLVLERLCRENVDTLDFHHCFASGEADPEIFEYIPQEPWCVPKEAHDRIERVEERWNDSDAAEYVVRPTQDEQGAGEIAGTAHLHFDWDRRMGRLGCILREPFWGRGYSGERAGALLKLGFDRLDLELVETGCNAGNENSRRAIEKYVERWGGEYEGLLRNHVPMGDRVDDYHRYIISRGQFERNR
- a CDS encoding DUF7385 family protein, with protein sequence MSDPEPFDVHKIRHKLKLHNDTGDRQLWENKKDAVCPACEDPFSELLISEQLENSFNRPDGRFCVVREESRILVFTH
- a CDS encoding GNAT family N-acetyltransferase, translated to MSDLFPEHIETDRLVLEPLTTENVDVLAYYRLCSHQNPHIEEITEFLSWEPHETPKETLEFVESREDAWHAGEDATYVVRPKGGEDGAGEIAGAAGLHPHWGRRTATLGTWLRKPFWGRGYSGERALALIEVAFERLDLEVVTVNHQTGNENSRRAIEKYVEQAGGQHEGLLRNGTMGPDGPVDCHRYSVTREQWEESRDE